A stretch of the Campylobacter concisus genome encodes the following:
- a CDS encoding glycoprotease: MVGVYKDGVKFDEITTDEHVSEALIKILENLSSKFNITKIIYANTPGSFLGLKVAYVILKTFSLAKGCEFYAVSGFSLNGHQAIRANKNLSFVLKDGKILLEKVEPVGFRLPLNLDELKLNSDTLPDYIIQAV, from the coding sequence TTGGTTGGAGTCTATAAAGACGGCGTAAAATTTGATGAAATTACAACTGATGAACATGTCAGTGAAGCTTTGATAAAAATCTTAGAAAATTTATCCTCTAAATTTAATATCACAAAAATTATCTATGCAAATACGCCAGGCAGTTTTTTGGGGCTAAAGGTGGCCTATGTCATCTTAAAGACTTTCTCTTTAGCAAAGGGTTGCGAATTTTACGCCGTTAGTGGCTTTAGTTTAAATGGTCACCAAGCTATAAGAGCAAATAAAAATTTAAGTTTTGTTTTAAAAGATGGCAAAATTTTACTTGAAAAAGTGGAGCCAGTAGGATTTAGGTTGCCTTTAAATTTAGATGAATTAAAACTAAATTCAGATACACTTCCAGATTATATCATCCAAGCAGTTTAG
- the thrB gene encoding homoserine kinase: MNILVPATSANLGPGFDALGLSLKLFNSVKIEPAKFSSVSINGEGSGSVNLKRNNIFLSIFNEIFFELTGKNENFRVVFENNIPFSRGLGSSSAAIVGAIASAYEMAGFKASKETVLNKAIIYETHPDNISPAVHGGFISAIVKNGNVYANKINLSDEIKAVVVIPNKPMSTSSSRQILPKNYTMKECVNNLSHAAFLTSCFYEKKYDLLKIASKDLMHEERRMHALEELFEVRKVAYENGALMSTLSGSGSSFLNISYKDDAKNLQDILKSKFGDFRVEIFSFDNDGYEITQS, translated from the coding sequence TTGAACATCTTAGTGCCTGCAACAAGTGCAAATTTGGGTCCTGGTTTTGATGCTTTGGGGCTTAGTTTGAAGCTTTTTAATAGTGTGAAAATCGAGCCAGCAAAATTTAGCTCAGTGTCGATAAACGGCGAAGGCAGTGGAAGTGTAAATTTAAAGAGAAACAATATATTCTTAAGTATTTTTAATGAAATTTTTTTTGAGCTAACTGGTAAAAATGAAAATTTTAGAGTCGTTTTTGAAAATAATATCCCATTTTCAAGGGGGCTTGGCAGTAGCTCTGCTGCTATCGTTGGGGCCATTGCTTCAGCGTACGAAATGGCTGGCTTTAAGGCAAGCAAAGAGACAGTTTTAAATAAAGCTATCATCTATGAAACCCATCCTGATAATATCTCGCCAGCAGTTCACGGTGGATTTATCAGCGCGATCGTAAAAAATGGTAATGTTTACGCAAATAAAATAAATTTAAGTGACGAGATAAAAGCAGTAGTTGTCATCCCAAATAAGCCAATGAGTACATCCTCGTCAAGACAAATTTTACCAAAGAACTATACGATGAAAGAGTGTGTAAATAACTTATCTCATGCCGCTTTTTTAACGTCTTGTTTTTATGAAAAAAAGTATGATCTCTTAAAAATAGCAAGCAAAGATTTGATGCATGAAGAGCGTAGAATGCACGCTTTAGAAGAACTTTTTGAAGTTAGAAAAGTAGCTTATGAAAATGGTGCTTTAATGAGCACGCTTTCAGGCTCAGGCTCAAGCTTTTTAAACATCTCTTATAAAGATGATGCTAAAAATTTACAAGATATTTTAAAGAGTAAATTTGGTGATTTTAGGGTTGAGATTTTTTCATTTGATAACGATGGATACGAAATTACGCAAAGCTAA
- the infB gene encoding translation initiation factor IF-2: protein MSNVRISEIANELGYPSKEIVEKAQELGLKVKTHSNAVSLEEAEAIYEYVQTGVIPDKFKKKKSEPKPKKEPKKEVEKEPVKKEEKQKSEPKKATTKTESKSVKAEPKKEAQILEEKQKIEPKKEEIKVEQKQVEAPRPKESLADVTQKRRGLVIVKKKKDYEAPIATKEEKKPEPSIANISDFKSMFSANDENLAKKKKKDKKVVVASKKDSTQKMDLLGGSDFGDIVLEDEDVVVLPDFSFKTPGPVPAQKTKQPNVMRTTVNNTINSFGEGGIQRRARKKHKKPENKQNNEAVTSINIPKEIRVYEFAEKLNKQPSEIIGKLFMLGMMTTKNDFLDEDAIEILADEFNVEVNIIDDQKEFDYVAAYEEEIKDDENLQPRAPVITIMGHVDHGKTSLLDYIRKSRVAAGEAGGITQHVGAYMVNKNGKNITFIDTPGHEAFTAMRARGAGVTDIVIIVVAADDGVKPQTKEAVSHAKAAGVPIIIAINKMDKESANPDLVKTGLAELDIMPTEWGGKYEFVPISAKTGMGIDDLLEIVLLQADLLELKANPKANAKATVIESSLQKGRGPVATIIVENGTLKVGDTVVAGVAYGKIRSLLDDQGRPLKEIKPGECGVIVGLSEIAEAGETLIGVKTDKEAREYAQKKAEYIRQKELSKSTKVSIDELSAKIAEGELKTLPVIIKADVGGSLEALKASLEKLANDEIRVNVIHSGVGGITQSDVALASASNDCIILGFNIRPTGEIKEKAKESGVEIKTYNVIYNLIDDVKAILGGLMSPIIREEQLGQAQVRQVIHVPKVGTIAGCIVTEGTINRGAKIRLIREGVVVYEGLVSSLKRFKDDVKEVAKGYECGVGIENFNDIRENDYIESFKEVKEKATL from the coding sequence ATGAGCAATGTTAGGATTTCAGAGATCGCAAACGAGCTTGGCTATCCAAGTAAAGAGATAGTAGAAAAAGCTCAAGAGTTAGGATTAAAAGTCAAAACTCACTCAAATGCAGTTAGCCTTGAAGAGGCCGAAGCTATATATGAATATGTTCAAACTGGCGTGATACCAGATAAATTTAAAAAGAAAAAGAGTGAACCTAAACCAAAAAAAGAGCCTAAAAAAGAAGTAGAAAAAGAGCCAGTAAAAAAAGAAGAAAAGCAAAAGAGTGAACCTAAAAAAGCTACTACTAAAACTGAGTCAAAGTCGGTAAAAGCTGAGCCTAAGAAAGAGGCACAAATTTTAGAAGAAAAACAAAAAATTGAGCCTAAAAAAGAAGAAATCAAAGTAGAGCAAAAACAAGTCGAAGCTCCAAGACCAAAAGAGAGCTTGGCCGATGTGACTCAAAAAAGACGTGGTCTTGTGATAGTAAAAAAGAAAAAAGACTATGAAGCGCCAATTGCTACAAAAGAAGAGAAAAAGCCTGAACCAAGCATAGCTAATATAAGCGATTTTAAAAGTATGTTTTCAGCAAATGATGAAAATTTAGCTAAGAAAAAGAAAAAAGATAAAAAAGTAGTTGTTGCAAGTAAAAAAGATAGTACTCAGAAGATGGACCTACTTGGCGGAAGTGACTTTGGTGATATCGTGTTAGAAGATGAAGATGTGGTTGTTCTTCCTGATTTTAGTTTTAAAACCCCAGGACCAGTACCTGCACAAAAGACAAAACAGCCAAATGTTATGAGAACTACGGTCAACAATACGATAAATTCATTTGGCGAAGGCGGCATTCAAAGAAGAGCTAGAAAAAAACACAAAAAGCCTGAAAATAAGCAAAACAATGAAGCGGTGACGTCTATAAATATTCCAAAAGAAATTCGTGTTTATGAATTTGCTGAAAAGCTAAACAAACAGCCAAGTGAGATCATAGGTAAGTTATTTATGCTTGGTATGATGACAACTAAAAATGACTTTTTGGATGAAGATGCGATAGAAATTTTGGCTGATGAGTTTAATGTAGAGGTTAATATCATCGACGATCAAAAAGAATTTGACTACGTAGCAGCCTATGAAGAAGAGATAAAAGACGATGAAAATCTCCAGCCAAGAGCACCAGTCATAACCATCATGGGTCACGTTGATCATGGTAAAACTTCATTGCTTGATTACATAAGAAAATCACGTGTAGCAGCAGGAGAGGCTGGTGGTATCACTCAGCATGTTGGTGCTTACATGGTAAATAAAAACGGCAAAAATATCACATTTATCGACACTCCAGGTCACGAAGCGTTTACTGCTATGCGTGCAAGAGGTGCTGGCGTGACTGACATAGTTATCATCGTAGTTGCAGCAGATGATGGCGTAAAACCACAAACAAAAGAGGCGGTTAGCCACGCAAAAGCCGCTGGCGTACCGATAATCATCGCAATAAACAAAATGGATAAAGAGTCAGCAAATCCTGACCTAGTAAAGACTGGTCTTGCCGAGCTTGATATCATGCCAACAGAGTGGGGCGGAAAGTATGAATTTGTGCCAATCTCTGCAAAAACAGGCATGGGCATAGATGATCTATTAGAGATCGTACTTTTACAAGCTGATCTTTTAGAGCTAAAAGCAAATCCAAAGGCAAATGCAAAAGCAACTGTTATCGAGAGCTCACTTCAAAAAGGTCGTGGCCCAGTAGCTACTATTATCGTTGAAAATGGCACGCTAAAGGTTGGCGACACTGTTGTTGCAGGCGTTGCGTATGGCAAGATAAGAAGCTTGCTTGATGATCAGGGTAGGCCATTAAAAGAGATAAAGCCAGGCGAATGTGGCGTGATAGTGGGCCTTAGCGAGATAGCAGAGGCTGGCGAGACGCTAATAGGCGTAAAAACTGATAAAGAAGCTCGTGAGTACGCACAGAAAAAGGCTGAATATATCCGCCAAAAAGAGCTTAGCAAGAGTACAAAGGTTAGTATCGATGAGCTTAGCGCTAAGATAGCTGAGGGTGAGCTAAAAACACTTCCAGTCATCATCAAAGCTGACGTTGGCGGCTCACTTGAGGCGCTAAAAGCAAGCCTAGAAAAACTAGCAAATGATGAGATCAGAGTAAATGTGATCCACTCAGGCGTTGGCGGTATTACACAAAGCGACGTTGCACTTGCAAGCGCAAGTAACGACTGTATCATCCTTGGCTTTAACATAAGGCCAACTGGCGAGATAAAAGAGAAGGCAAAAGAGAGCGGCGTCGAGATAAAAACTTACAATGTTATTTATAATCTAATCGACGATGTGAAGGCGATTTTAGGCGGACTAATGTCGCCGATCATCAGAGAAGAGCAGCTTGGTCAAGCACAGGTTCGCCAAGTGATCCACGTGCCAAAAGTTGGCACTATCGCTGGATGTATCGTCACTGAGGGCACGATAAACAGAGGTGCAAAAATTCGCCTTATTAGAGAAGGTGTGGTCGTTTATGAGGGCTTAGTTAGCTCACTAAAACGCTTCAAAGATGACGTCAAAGAGGTTGCTAAAGGCTACGAGTGTGGCGTTGGTATCGAAAATTTCAACGACATTAGAGAAAATGACTACATCGAAAGTTTCAAAGAAGTCAAGGAGAAAGCTACTCTATGA
- the rbfA gene encoding 30S ribosome-binding factor RbfA has product MNANEIKRMRTESVLKELIPEALATLEDSILKGLCVTDVECKKGRYDAFVYLDKMMFDEREQEYILGHLKRVCRHLQNHCMAAEGWYRCPNFHFKFDDRLEYQNHMDKLFDKISKDLNKNG; this is encoded by the coding sequence ATGAACGCTAACGAAATAAAGCGTATGAGAACAGAGAGCGTGCTAAAAGAGCTCATACCAGAGGCTCTAGCCACTCTTGAAGATAGCATTTTAAAGGGACTTTGCGTCACTGACGTCGAGTGCAAAAAGGGCAGATACGATGCCTTTGTCTATCTTGACAAGATGATGTTTGATGAGCGCGAGCAAGAGTATATTTTGGGTCATCTAAAGCGCGTTTGCAGGCATTTGCAAAACCACTGCATGGCGGCTGAGGGCTGGTATAGATGTCCAAATTTTCACTTTAAATTTGACGATAGATTAGAGTATCAAAACCATATGGATAAGTTGTTTGATAAAATTTCAAAGGATTTAAACAAAAATGGATAA
- the rimP gene encoding ribosome maturation factor RimP, with amino-acid sequence MDNLDKLVRECGVELYDSEIANENGRAIFRVYITKDGGVSLDDCEKVSRLLSPIFDVTPPVSGDYNLEVSSPGLERKLSKPSHFKASVGELVKVQTEAEKFAGRLVKADEESIAVENEEGIFEINISEIKKAKTYLEW; translated from the coding sequence ATGGATAATTTAGACAAACTAGTACGCGAATGCGGCGTCGAGCTTTACGATAGTGAGATCGCAAATGAAAATGGCAGGGCTATTTTTAGAGTTTATATCACAAAAGATGGCGGAGTGAGCCTTGATGATTGCGAAAAAGTAAGTCGTCTGCTCTCGCCTATCTTTGACGTGACACCGCCAGTTAGCGGGGATTATAACCTTGAGGTTAGCTCGCCTGGCCTTGAGAGAAAGCTTAGCAAGCCATCTCATTTTAAAGCGAGCGTTGGCGAGCTTGTAAAAGTTCAAACCGAGGCTGAAAAATTTGCAGGAAGGCTCGTAAAAGCGGACGAAGAGAGCATCGCAGTAGAAAACGAAGAGGGAATTTTTGAGATCAACATCAGTGAGATAAAAAAAGCAAAAACATATTTGGAGTGGTAA
- a CDS encoding formate--tetrahydrofolate ligase has product MLSDIEITHQTKLEHISKVAARLGLNEDELELYGKFKAKISPRLEPSNSKLILVTATNPTPYGEGKTTMSIGLADALNSLGKKVCLALREPSLGPVFGIKGGAAGGGYSQLAPMEDLNLHFTGDFHAITSANNLISAMIDNSLYQENPLKIEKILWKRCMDMNDRALRFITVGQGGRTDGVPREDGFNITAASEIMAVLCLATSLSDLKERVANIMVAYDSDKKPIYVRDLGCQDAVCILLKDAIKPNLFQTLEHTPTLVHGGPFANIAHGCNSVIATKTALNLADYVITEAGFGSELGAEKFLDIKCRVAEIKPSAVVLVSTIRSLKYNGEANKDEITKPDMNALKKGIENLGGHIENLKGKFGQNVVVALNKFGFDTDEEINFVKEYCRELGVEVAVCENFLKGGKGALELAELVLKACDKPSKINFTYEMSDDTKTKIEKVAKEIYGAGEVVFEEAALKKLEMIKELNLSHLPVCIAKTQYSFSDEAKLLGRAKGFTFSVKDLDIRTGAGFIVAVCGKIMLMPGLPKVPAAVNMKIDADGKIDGLS; this is encoded by the coding sequence ATGCTAAGCGACATCGAGATAACTCACCAAACAAAACTTGAACACATCAGTAAAGTTGCCGCAAGACTAGGCTTAAACGAAGACGAGCTTGAGCTTTACGGTAAATTTAAGGCCAAAATTTCCCCTAGACTTGAGCCATCAAATTCAAAGCTCATCTTAGTCACTGCGACTAATCCAACCCCGTATGGCGAGGGCAAAACGACTATGTCGATCGGCCTAGCTGACGCACTAAATTCACTTGGTAAAAAAGTCTGCCTAGCACTTCGCGAACCATCTCTTGGACCAGTTTTTGGCATAAAGGGTGGAGCAGCAGGTGGTGGCTACTCGCAGCTTGCGCCGATGGAGGATCTAAATTTACACTTCACTGGCGATTTTCACGCTATAACATCGGCAAATAACCTGATTTCAGCGATGATAGATAATAGTCTCTATCAAGAAAACCCACTAAAAATCGAGAAAATTTTATGGAAGCGCTGTATGGATATGAATGACCGCGCGCTTAGATTTATCACTGTGGGCCAGGGCGGCAGAACGGATGGCGTGCCAAGAGAAGATGGCTTTAACATCACCGCCGCAAGCGAGATCATGGCTGTGCTTTGTCTAGCCACAAGCCTTTCTGATCTAAAAGAGCGCGTGGCAAACATCATGGTTGCTTACGATAGCGATAAAAAGCCTATCTATGTGCGTGATCTAGGCTGCCAAGACGCTGTTTGCATACTTTTAAAAGATGCGATCAAACCAAATTTATTTCAAACACTAGAGCACACACCTACGCTCGTTCATGGTGGCCCATTTGCAAACATCGCACATGGCTGTAACTCAGTCATTGCAACAAAAACAGCTCTAAATTTGGCTGACTATGTCATCACTGAAGCTGGCTTTGGCTCGGAGCTTGGCGCGGAGAAATTTTTAGATATAAAATGCAGGGTTGCTGAGATTAAACCAAGCGCTGTGGTGCTTGTAAGCACGATCAGATCGCTAAAATATAACGGCGAAGCAAATAAAGACGAGATCACAAAACCAGATATGAATGCACTTAAAAAAGGCATCGAAAACCTTGGCGGACACATCGAAAATTTAAAAGGTAAATTTGGTCAAAACGTGGTTGTGGCGCTTAATAAATTTGGCTTTGACACTGATGAAGAGATAAATTTCGTAAAAGAGTACTGCCGTGAGCTTGGCGTAGAAGTGGCAGTTTGTGAGAATTTCTTAAAAGGTGGCAAAGGCGCACTTGAGCTAGCTGAGCTAGTTTTAAAAGCGTGCGATAAGCCAAGTAAGATAAATTTCACATACGAGATGAGCGACGATACGAAAACTAAAATAGAAAAGGTCGCTAAGGAAATTTATGGAGCTGGCGAGGTGGTCTTTGAAGAGGCCGCTCTTAAAAAGCTTGAGATGATAAAAGAGCTAAATTTGAGCCATTTGCCAGTTTGTATCGCAAAAACTCAGTATTCATTTAGTGATGAGGCGAAGCTTTTGGGTAGAGCAAAGGGCTTTACATTTAGCGTAAAAGACCTTGATATTAGAACTGGGGCTGGCTTTATCGTCGCAGTTTGTGGTAAGATCATGCTAATGCCAGGACTTCCAAAAGTGCCAGCCGCTGTCAATATGAAGATAGACGCAGACGGAAAGATCGACGGCTTGTCGTAA
- the ribD gene encoding bifunctional diaminohydroxyphosphoribosylaminopyrimidine deaminase/5-amino-6-(5-phosphoribosylamino)uracil reductase RibD — MNDEFYMDLALSEAWKFQILTYPNPAVGCLILDENGQILSCKAHEKAGYLHAEPTAILFALCKKSEKFKDDFIKAYNDKFSSNIKEGEFGLLEPKFTYELILKNHSNLLKNAKAYVTLEPCLHHGKTPPCAILLKELGFREVIIGSHDENKIASGGGNLLQSTGLKVKFGVLKERCDKLLEPFLAYQNGGFSFLKIALSKNGVASGGIITNELSRTHVHKLRSVIDTLIIGGNTVRIDRPKLDSRLVSGGKNPDVIIYSRSDEFDKTIPLFNVPGRKVSIQKELSLKGLSMFEGAGEFLKLAKDGKLANVKWLLIYQSSNFKDGKSLSLDLNLKPLFSGNFGNDSYTWYEILD; from the coding sequence ATGAACGACGAATTTTACATGGATCTTGCTTTAAGCGAGGCTTGGAAATTTCAAATATTAACCTATCCAAATCCGGCCGTTGGATGCCTTATCCTTGATGAAAATGGTCAAATTTTATCTTGCAAGGCTCATGAAAAAGCTGGATATTTACACGCTGAACCGACAGCGATACTCTTTGCGCTTTGCAAAAAAAGTGAAAAATTTAAAGATGATTTTATAAAAGCGTATAACGATAAATTTAGCTCTAATATAAAAGAGGGCGAATTTGGCCTTTTGGAGCCAAAATTTACCTATGAACTTATACTAAAAAATCACTCAAATTTACTAAAAAATGCAAAAGCTTACGTCACTCTTGAGCCTTGCTTACATCATGGTAAAACGCCACCTTGTGCAATTTTGCTAAAAGAGCTTGGTTTTAGAGAGGTGATAATAGGCAGTCACGATGAAAATAAAATAGCAAGTGGTGGTGGAAATTTACTTCAAAGTACTGGGCTGAAAGTTAAATTTGGTGTTTTAAAAGAGCGTTGCGATAAGCTACTTGAGCCATTTTTGGCCTATCAAAATGGTGGATTTAGCTTTTTAAAAATCGCTCTTAGTAAAAACGGCGTGGCAAGTGGCGGCATCATCACAAATGAGCTTAGCCGCACGCACGTCCATAAACTAAGAAGCGTCATAGATACGCTAATAATTGGCGGCAACACAGTGCGAATAGACCGACCAAAGCTTGATAGTAGGCTAGTAAGTGGCGGCAAAAATCCAGATGTCATAATCTACTCAAGAAGTGATGAATTTGATAAGACAATACCACTTTTTAATGTGCCAGGGCGCAAAGTTAGTATTCAAAAAGAGCTTAGTTTAAAAGGACTTAGTATGTTTGAAGGTGCTGGTGAGTTTTTAAAACTTGCAAAAGATGGCAAGCTAGCAAACGTAAAATGGCTACTTATCTATCAAAGCTCAAATTTTAAGGATGGTAAAAGCTTGAGCCTTGATCTAAATTTAAAACCACTATTTAGTGGGAATTTTGGAAACGATAGCTACACTTGGTATGAAATTTTGGATTAA
- a CDS encoding VIT1/CCC1 transporter family protein, whose product MLDKKRALKQLQNEADDTAIYTLLEVSEKNEENKKILRKLITEEKRHYAFCQKITGESRTANLFKVIFYTILVKIFGTSFTLKFMESREEDAEQFYLGIVDEYPEARDIYEEEVNHENNLISMLKDTKLVNAGGIVLGMNDALVELTGTLSGIALAFSNTKSVGATGLIMGIAAALSMAGSAYLESKENPSDEIKPLTYSLYTGGSYIITTTFLILPFFIFSSSLYAVLSMFFFAFVAIITYNFYISVAKELKFLPRVIEMCVITFGVAIISFGIGFLVKHYFGLDI is encoded by the coding sequence ATGCTAGATAAAAAGCGTGCTTTAAAACAGCTACAAAATGAAGCAGATGATACCGCCATCTATACGTTACTCGAAGTTAGTGAAAAAAATGAAGAAAATAAAAAAATACTTCGTAAATTAATCACTGAAGAAAAACGACACTATGCTTTTTGCCAAAAGATAACAGGTGAGAGTAGAACTGCAAATTTATTCAAAGTTATCTTCTATACGATACTCGTTAAAATTTTTGGTACATCTTTTACTTTAAAATTTATGGAGTCACGCGAAGAAGACGCAGAGCAATTTTATCTTGGTATTGTTGATGAGTATCCTGAAGCTAGAGATATTTATGAAGAAGAAGTAAATCATGAAAACAATTTAATCTCTATGTTAAAAGATACGAAACTAGTCAATGCTGGTGGCATTGTTCTTGGTATGAATGACGCATTAGTTGAGCTAACTGGCACACTAAGTGGTATCGCACTTGCTTTTTCAAATACAAAATCAGTTGGTGCGACAGGCCTTATCATGGGCATTGCAGCTGCTCTTTCTATGGCAGGGTCGGCCTATCTTGAGTCAAAAGAAAATCCAAGCGACGAGATCAAACCGCTTACCTATTCGCTCTACACAGGTGGTTCGTACATCATAACAACGACGTTTTTGATACTTCCATTTTTTATTTTTTCAAGCAGTCTTTACGCTGTCTTGTCGATGTTTTTCTTTGCCTTTGTTGCCATTATCACTTACAACTTTTACATAAGCGTGGCAAAAGAGCTTAAATTTTTACCAAGAGTAATTGAAATGTGTGTAATAACTTTTGGTGTTGCGATCATTTCATTTGGCATTGGCTTTTTAGTTAAGCACTATTTTGGCCTAGATATTTAA
- a CDS encoding F0F1 ATP synthase subunit C: protein MKKIVFLILGLAAFAFGADGEMIRSYSVIAGGIGLGLAALGGAIGMGNTAAATISGTARNPGVGSKLMTTMFIALAMIEAQVIYALVITLIVLYANPMLG from the coding sequence ATGAAAAAGATCGTGTTTTTAATTCTTGGTCTTGCTGCATTCGCATTTGGCGCTGACGGCGAGATGATTAGATCATATTCAGTTATCGCTGGTGGTATTGGCCTTGGTCTTGCAGCTCTTGGTGGCGCTATTGGTATGGGCAATACAGCTGCTGCAACAATTAGCGGAACAGCTAGAAACCCAGGTGTTGGTAGCAAACTTATGACTACAATGTTTATCGCTCTTGCAATGATCGAAGCACAAGTTATCTACGCACTTGTTATTACGCTTATCGTTCTTTACGCAAACCCAATGCTTGGCTAA
- a CDS encoding sodium-dependent transporter: protein MINEKFSKIGFVLAMAGSAVGLGNAWKFPTMVGNNGGSAFIILYLLLTFAIAFVAFLAELSIGKLGESDVVSSIYKLAPKHKTIWSLSGFFMIGAILIASFYMVVIGWILKYIYLSFSPLLSDTKEAATQFNTLLANDLTSAVLCFSLVFLMVFFAVSKGVKSGIEKLNIWMMPSLFILLVCILFYAISMGDGFVKAAKFLFVPNFSAITPDVILQALGLAFFSLSMGVGVIPTYAANLPEQTNLIKSTLSIIFINILIGIMMGLVVFTFIFAYGADSTASGPGLIFISLVTLFAKLGIVGNVMAIAFFVSLLFAGVTSAVSMIEPFAYYLVRKFEISRKMALVYIGIFVYILGLFCIFSYYAQTANIFSIFGKPVFDALDFLTSNIMMPIGAIIFSFFVGYKLKKESLYLLFGEFMGKVFFEIWYFTLRYIVPVAICAIMIYQIAGK, encoded by the coding sequence ATGATAAATGAAAAATTTTCAAAAATAGGCTTTGTTCTTGCTATGGCGGGATCGGCTGTTGGACTTGGTAATGCATGGAAATTTCCAACAATGGTAGGAAACAACGGCGGTTCAGCATTTATAATTTTATATTTACTCCTTACATTTGCTATCGCATTTGTGGCGTTTTTAGCAGAGCTTAGTATCGGCAAGCTTGGCGAAAGCGACGTAGTAAGCTCCATTTATAAACTTGCTCCAAAACATAAAACAATATGGTCCCTTTCAGGCTTTTTTATGATAGGAGCGATACTTATTGCTTCATTTTATATGGTAGTTATTGGCTGGATTTTAAAGTATATCTATCTTAGTTTTTCGCCGCTTTTATCTGACACAAAAGAGGCTGCAACGCAGTTTAATACACTTTTGGCAAATGATCTAACCAGTGCTGTGCTTTGCTTTAGTCTAGTCTTTTTAATGGTATTTTTTGCTGTTTCAAAAGGTGTGAAAAGTGGCATTGAAAAGCTAAATATCTGGATGATGCCGAGTCTTTTTATACTGCTTGTTTGTATACTTTTTTATGCAATTAGTATGGGTGATGGCTTTGTTAAGGCGGCTAAATTTTTATTTGTACCAAATTTTAGCGCGATCACGCCAGATGTTATTTTACAAGCTCTTGGACTCGCGTTCTTCTCGCTATCTATGGGCGTTGGTGTAATACCGACATACGCTGCAAATTTACCAGAGCAGACAAATCTTATAAAATCAACGCTTTCTATCATCTTTATAAACATATTAATAGGCATTATGATGGGACTTGTGGTCTTTACGTTTATATTTGCTTATGGAGCTGATAGCACGGCAAGTGGCCCGGGGCTTATTTTTATCTCACTTGTTACACTTTTTGCAAAGCTTGGGATAGTTGGCAATGTCATGGCCATCGCATTTTTTGTTTCACTTTTATTTGCTGGTGTTACAAGTGCTGTTTCGATGATTGAACCATTTGCTTATTATTTGGTTAGAAAATTTGAAATTTCACGCAAAATGGCTCTTGTTTATATTGGAATTTTTGTCTATATTTTAGGCCTTTTTTGTATTTTTTCATATTATGCGCAGACGGCTAATATCTTTAGTATTTTTGGTAAGCCAGTCTTTGATGCACTTGATTTTCTTACTTCAAATATAATGATGCCAATAGGTGCCATAATTTTTAGTTTTTTTGTTGGCTATAAACTTAAAAAAGAGAGCCTATATCTACTCTTTGGTGAATTTATGGGAAAAGTATTTTTTGAAATTTGGTACTTCACTCTAAGATACATCGTTCCAGTTGCAATTTGTGCCATCATGATCTATCAAATAGCAGGTAAATGA